The Magnolia sinica isolate HGM2019 chromosome 10, MsV1, whole genome shotgun sequence genome includes a window with the following:
- the LOC131258062 gene encoding disease resistance protein RFL1-like, producing the protein MAASKDNDDRWLKGGGEVLSTLSQRMRQQIWNCLRDDKISVFSVWGQQGVGKSRIMKQVVMEMEEFGESCHLFEIITRVRAPGLESLAKKMQARIEGELVHVQDKLTIRKLVDVGTWHFIEPERQLEVLKMFDAKGRRNQLMELQMGIQNAFENPESIQISIAAKRIKDKLSGQRFILILEDVWESFDLQEMRVPVTAPATTSGSKVMITTQSHDVCSEMGRQHLVMQHPFQRMVSFN; encoded by the coding sequence ATGGCAGCTTCTAAAGACAATGATGATCGATGGCTCAAAGGAGGAGGAGAGGTTTTGAGCACTCTGTCACAACGCATGAGGCAGCAGATATGGAATTGCTTGAGAGATGACAAGATTTCAGTGTTCTCAGTATGGGGACAGCAGGGAGTGGGGAAGTCACGGATCATGAAACAGGTGGTCATGGAAATGGAGGAATTTGGAGAATCTTGCCATCTGTTTGAAATAATCACACGAGTAAGAGCACCAGGGTTGGAGAGTCTTGCAAAGAAGATGCAGGCGAGAATTGAAGGGGAATTGGTCCATGTGCAGGACAAGCTGACAATAAGGAAATTGGTTGATGTAGGTACTTGGCATTTCATTGAGCCTGAACGACAGTTAGAGGTTTTAAAGATGTTTGATGCAAAAGGGAGAAGGAATCAGTTGATGGAGTTGCAGATGGGAATACAGAATGCATTTGAGAACCCAGAGTCCATACAAATCTCCATAGCTGCTAAGCGTATCAAGGATAAATTAAGTGGCCAAAggttcattctcatcttggaAGATGTTTGGGAAAGCTTTGACTTGCAAGAGATGAGAGTTCCAGTCACAGCCCCTGCCACCACCAGTGGCAGCAAAGTCATGATCACGACTCAATCCCATGATGTTTGTTCTGAAATGGGAAGGCAGCATCTAGTCATGCAACATCCCTTTCAAAGAATGGTGTCCTTCAACTAA